A part of Leishmania panamensis strain MHOM/PA/94/PSC-1 chromosome 34 sequence genomic DNA contains:
- a CDS encoding DNA polymerase epsilon catalytic subunit, putative (TriTrypDB/GeneDB-style sysID: LpmP.34.4230), whose translation MATRLESGTRVGWLFNYHPTTEVLQEDEDAIAGEGAQRAALVLLFQDLSGDTFCVHLHFDPYILVQAVEGHEREVELGLMSTFGPQIISRIVAVEREDLDLVNHLSGKKRVYLKVVFRNVQDLTTLRGQVEKIVKLNASLSSENPLRNQFSGSLSDAMAKPFVEDSLYSAAGSSRWMDWVQDIREYDVKYYMRVAIDMKVYCGLWYDVTVMEGEARVERCDDSRYAPAMPRVIAFDIETTKAPLRFPQPEVDEVYMISYMLDGRGYLIVNREIVTEDIAPFEYTPKPEYEGFFDTFNEENEAATLRRFFDEMRKYKPNVYVTYNGDYFDFPFLHARALHHGMHMHKEIGFTQMVDGAFLNQQIPHLDCFYWVKRDSYLPQGSQGLKAVTKYKLGYEPIEVDPEDMLPLAQSQPQRMASYSVSDALSTWYLYQKYVHPFIFSLATIIPMPPDDVLRKGSGGLCESLLMVQAEANNVVFPNKKEIVRERFYEGHLIDTETYIGGRVEALRSGVYRSDIPMTFDMNPDTYQSLMDDVDEALRFALEVENGVKVEEVTNLEEVRAAVLAKLTNLRNRPHQQEKPFIYHLDVGAMYPNIILTNRLQPYAIARPDVCAGCCFNSPNNEAQCKRVMSWKWRAELFTAGRYEFQRVKAQLENESFAAGVIEQANLAAVQKKAYGNRKGNVLEGTLYERKDDWRKNQRNRNSSSSGGGGYRQESRRQQREAADALLQREFGADRNGVSGDSDSDDDVDGPKAYHKLTENTQFNMLKRRLSEYSRKAYGKIHETREVMQSNVVCQRENSFYVDTVRLFRDRRYEYKAALKSWKKKLDATKDADERKLCQSRCVQMESLQLAHKCILNSFYGYVMRKGSRWSSMEMAGIVTYLGATLIQMARSLVQQIGVTLELDTDGIWCCLPNTFPENFTFTTRNASKPQISISYPCVVLNKMVHDRYTNHQYQNLVSTGVYRTHSECSIYFEVDGPYLAMLLPASREEGKSIKKRYAVFNPDGSLAELKGFELKRRGELMLVKDFQSQVFRRFLDGSTLADAYASAAVVANAALDMLVSKGEGYDTEEILEKITESSNMTRRLSEYPESQKSLAITTARRIAEFLGPQMVKDKGLACHFIISRMPAGRPVTERAIPVTIFRADQAIRTHFLRKWTADTTVPSELNLKALLDWDYYIARFSACVQKIVSIPAALQSLPNPVPRVAYPDWLEKRIRHSNSRYRQVSLRSMLSKVQSKSEGLGGKFSAAAAATTINVDEVEDSAQGKQGGGADAGKGQLQDLEDMMGRTGSGIIRHAAAPQITEAVPAGEQRRATEVVPETDWDEDDVECEGESDTDMQRIQREADAKMDALAHDVKQRYFAPKSTTTLDAEFFADLGTKQWLMQRKDTWLQRARLRKELALENDLSEIGPGGEDSGTVFSGVASAPDVTGVNSHFIDLKSRALATVWNVLEVRENEESPGILQVLAALGHSLHSFRVQVRRTVIVDADPALSLEALDAAEVSGRVLPRRAAAGRVYQVDVPPGEEGERRLNELHVMESVHQIYEEHRSRVDTFVEQLGCCVSVDSVRHLHNARRRPPSQREIFGIDEMNMHAHTNYLSCGATGRAVFVFHAVTEQRGLIAVVSPQTNTALVVFIQPAEATKPVINWGIICEESAKRLHTTTPEPIQVTSEVAVDQRAAWRQVYQHLSAALESTKAPLLAVLQSCLPTSTLLQQRSLPVGLPYLRILGAAEDERLLSDPFRWTRLLARRLFERFFASLLWVEERLALSRISGIPLCNIAQDSCVHVLDVLYIRALHRRSHVLWCSSDPLITFDTVEERPREVCMAGGYASWCVEFGLSRLDVVALLFSQTIEEGDDQNARVLSDRGVSTHFNILRDLVADVLGQAVDNILADTLLNNVARWLRNPLSSCYEPRLVELLSSLAHRALTGILLRLAKLGGRTVKVDGSSVTVLTSKYSLQEAVSFASFLTASLQDQPMLLLLSLQPLRYWCPYIVLDPRDYAGLFIFAEDAIKFMKGEEPTRADLHVAHQLTMASRLPNRVRNTLVARVVGTLYQLNETVHRVYCHTVADHTVTLATRHNQLTRRVLEDSQRLFEDVMQADIMDEVQRMTDARDLYTEEEHTAHERGELTLWSSGAVGLEYAKCVCRVLELIPCNGAVGKVRNNAMRLCGISPFSAQSQFQADPLLAHRLQPVTCSFCNSHISIDLLVRRKSAASPFTCPACAAPIAAVAMEGTLVRRVSQLLRVYTQQDFVCTKCREMITTYVGERCCGALVGKAAPVEGELRALQYLAKIQSFPWLAESVETALLCT comes from the coding sequence ATGGCGACGCGGCTGGAAAGCGGGacgagggtggggtggcTGTTCAACTACCACCCTACCACCgaagtgctgcaggaggatgaggacgcTATCGCCGGCGAGGGGGCGCAACGCGCggcgctcgtgctgctcttccagGACCTCTCCGGTGACACCTTCTGCGTGCACCTTCACTTCGATCCGTACATCCTCGTCCAAGCTGTGGAGGGCCACGAGCGTGAGGTGGAACTCGGCCTCATGTCTACCTTCGGTCCGCAGATCATCAGCAGAATAGTtgcggtggagagagaggaccTAGACCTCGTGAACCACCTGAGTGGCAAGAAGCGCGTCTACCTCAAAGTAGTCTTCCGAAACGTGCAGGACCTCACGACGTTGCGTGGGCAAGTAGAGAAGATCGTCAAACTCAACGCCTCTCTCAGCTCCGAGAACCCTCTGCGGAACCAGTTCAGCGGCTCGCTTAGCGATGCCATGGCGAAGCCGTTCGTCGAAGATTCCCTTTACAGCGCAGCCGGTAGCAGTCGGTGGATGGACTGGGTGCAGGACATACGCGAGTACGATGTGAAGTACTACATGCGCGTCGCCATCGACATGAAGGTATACTGTGGTCTCTGGTACGACGTGACGGTGATGGAGGGTGAGGCACGGGTTGAGCGGTGCGACGATAGCCGCTACGCACCAGCCATGCCACGCGTCATCGCCTTCGACATTGAAACGACAAAGGCGCCTCTGCGCTTTCCGCAACCGGAGGTAGATGAGGTGTACATGATATCGTACATGCTGGACGGCCGTGGCTACCTGATCGTCAACCGCGAGATCGTCACGGAGGACATCGCACCGTTCGAGTACACTCCCAAGCCCGAGTACGAGGGCTTCTTCGACACCTTCAacgaggagaacgaggcaGCGACACTGCGACGCTTCTTCGATGAGATGCGCAAGTACAAGCCGAACGTGTACGTCACGTACAATGGTGACTACTTTGacttccccttcctccacgcCCGCGCACTGCACCACGGCATGCATATGCACAAGGAGATCGGCTTTACACAAATGGTTGACGGGGCCTTCTTAAATCAGCAGATTCCTCACCTAGATTGCTTCTACTGGGTGAAGCGAGACTCCTACCTGCCGCAGGGAAGCCAAGGCTTGAAGGCGGTTACAAAGTACAAGCTGGGCTACGAGCCGATTGAAGTCGATCCCGAGGATATGCTCCCTCTCGCGCAATCGCAGCCCCAGCGCATGGCGTCGTACTCGGTGTCCGACGCCCTGTCGACGTGGTACCTCTATCAGAAGTATGTCCACCCCTTCATTTTTTCCCTCGCCACCATTATCCCGATGCCACCAGACGATGTGCTGCGCAAGGGCTCTGGCGGCCTGTGCGAGTCGCTGCTCATGGTGCAAGCGGAGGCGAACAACGTCGTGTTTCCAAACAAGAAGGAAATTGTGCGAGAGCGCTTCTACGAGGGCCACTTAATCGACACGGAGACGTACATTGGCGGGcgtgtggaggcgctgcgcagcggtgtgtACCGCTCTGATATTCCCATGACGTTTGACATGAATCCTGACACCTACCAGAGTCTCATGGACGATGTTGACGAGGCGCTCCGCTTTGCTCTCGAGGTGGAGAACGGtgtgaaggtggaggaggtaaCGAACCTGGAGGAGGTAAGGGCGGCCGTGCTCGCCAAGCTGACGAACCTGCGCAACCGACCGCACCAGCAAGAGAAGCCGTTCATCTACCACCTTGACGTCGGAGCCATGTACCCCAACATCATCCTCACAAACCGCCTGCAGCCGTACGCCATTGCGCGGCCAGACGTGTGTGCCGGATGCTGCTTCAATTCTCCGAACAACGAGGCGCAATGCAAGCGCGTCATGTCGTGGAAGTGGAGGGCCGAGCTCTTCACCGCCGGCCGCTACGAGTTTCAGCGGGTCAAGGCCCAGCTGGAGAACGAGTCCTTCGCTGCCGGCGTGATTGAGCAGGCGAACCTCGCGGCAGTGCAGAAAAAGGCTTACGGCAATCGAAAGGGCAATGTGCTGGAGGGCACCTTGTACGAGCGGAAAGACGACTGGCGAAAGAACCAGAGAAatcgcaacagcagcagcagcggcggcggcgggtaCCGGCAAGAgtcacggcggcagcagcgcgaggccGCCGACGCGCTTCTCCAGCGTGAGTTTGGCGCCGATCGCAACGGCGTCAGTGGCGACTCTGACTCGGACGATGACGTTGACGGTCCAAAGGCGTACCACAAACTTACGGAGAACACGCAGTTCAACATGCTCAAGCGGCGGCTCAGCGAATACAGCCGAAAGGCCTACGGAAAGATTCACGAGACACGCGAAGTGATGCAGTCCAACGTGGTGTGCCAGCGCGAAAACTCCTTCTACGTTGACACGGTCCGCCTCTTTCGAGACCGCCGCTACGAATACAAAGCTGCGCTAAAGTCATGGAAAAAGAAGCTGGACGCCACGAAGGACGCGGATGAACGCAAGTTGTGCCAGAGCCGCTGCGTGCAGATGGaatcgctgcagctggcgcacaaATGCATCCTCAACTCGTTTTACGGCTACGTGATGCGGAAGGGCTCGCGATGGTCGAGTATGGAGATGGCAGGTATCGTCACATACCTCGGTGCGACGCTGATTCAGATGGCCCGCTCGCTTGTCCAGCAGATTGGTGTAACGCTCGAGCTCGACACGGATGGCATCTGGTGCTGCCTTCCCAATACCTTCCCTGAGAACTTTACGTTTACCACGAGAAATGCGTCCAAGCCGCAGATATCCATCTCCTATCCGTGTGTGGTGCTGAACAAAATGGTGCACGATCGGTACACAAATCATCAGTACCAGAACCTTGTCAGCACGGGTGTGTACAGGACGCACAGCGAGTGCTCGATTTACTTTGAGGTGGATGGTCCGTACCTCGCCATGTTGCTGCCTGCTAGTCGCGAAGAAGGCAAAAGCATCAAGAAGCGCTACGCCGTCTTCAACCCGGACGGCAGCTTGGCAGAGCTCAAAGGGTTTGAGCTGAAGCGCCGCGGGGAGCTGATGCTTGTCAAGGACTTCCAGTCGCAAGTCTTCCGTCGCTTCCTCGACGGCAGCACGCTCGCAGACGCCTACGCCTCGGCGGCTGTCGTAGCGAATGCTGCGCTTGACATGCTCGTGTCCAAGGGCGAAGGCTACGATACAGAGGAGATCCTGGAGAAGATTACGGAGAGCAGCAACATGACGCGGCGGCTCTCCGAGTACCCCGAATCGCAGAAGTCTCTGGCCATCACGACGGCGCGGCGCATTGCCGAGTTTCTGGGACCCCAAATGGTGAAGGATAAAGGCCTGGCGTGCCACTTCATCATCTCGCGCATGCCGGCCGGCCGCCCTGTCACAGAGCGAGCGATTCCCGTCACTATTTTCCGCGCGGACCAGGCCATTCGCACCCACTTTCTGCGCAAGTGGACCGCCGACACGACGGTTCCGTCCGAGCTGAATTTGAAGGCACTGCTGGACTGGGACTATTACATTGCGCGCTTTAGTGCCTGCGTGCAGAAGATCGTCTCTATCCCGGCAGCGCTACAGTCACTGCCAAATCCAGTGCCACGCGTGGCGTATCCGGACTGGCTGGAGAAGCGCATTCGGCACAGTAACTCCCGTTACCGCCAAGTCTCACTTCGCAGCATGCTGTCCAAGGTGCAAAGCAAGAGCGAGGGACTGGGTGGCAAGTTctcagcggcggccgctgccactaCAATCAATGTGGATGAGGTGGAAGATTCGGCGCAGGGGAAGcagggcggtggcgcagacgcAGGAAAAGGACAACTGCAGGACTTGGAGGATATGATGGGCAGAACAGGCAGTGGTATTATACGCcacgcggcggcaccacagATAACTGAAGCTGTCCCTGCTGGTGAACAGCGGCGTGCCACAGAGGTGGTCCCTGAAACGGACTGGGATGAAGACGACGTGGAATGTGAAGGGGAGTCAGACACCGACATGCAGCGGATCCAGCGCGAGGCGGATGCCAAGATGGATGCACTGGCGCATGATGTGAAGCAGCGCTACTTTGCGCCaaagagcaccaccacgcttGACGCAGAGTTTTTTGCCGACCTTGGCACAAAGCAGTGGCTGATGCAGCGAAAAGACACGTGGCTGCAACGAGCTCGCCTACGCAAGGAGCTGGCCCTCGAGAACGACCTAAGCGAGATCGGCCCAGGTGGGGAGGACAGTGGCACAGTGTTTTCCGGGGTAGCCTCTGCGCCCGATGTCACTGGCGTGAACAGTCACTTCATTGACCTCAAGTCACGCGCACTGGCAACCGTGTGGAATGTTCTCGAGGTGCGCGAGAATGAGGAGAGCCCGGGAATTTTGCAGGTGCTTGCAGCGCTGGGTCACAGTCTGCACTCCTTTCGCGTGCAAGTGCGTCGTACAGTCATTGTCGATGCGGACCCGGCGCTGAGCCTGGAGGCGTTGGACGCCGCTGAGGTCAGCGGCCGCGTTCTGCCGCGGCGTGCTGCGGCGGGTCGCGTCTACCAGGTCGATGTCCCACctggcgaagagggagagcggcgcCTCAATGAGCTGCACGTGATGGAGAGCGTTCACCAGATCTATGAGGAGCACCGCTCTCGCGTGGACACGTTTGTCGAACAGCTCGGTTGCTGTGTCTCCGTCGACTCGGTGCGACACCTGCACAACGCGCGCCGTCGCCCACCGTCGCAGCGAGAGATCTTTGGTATAGATGAGATGAAtatgcacgcgcacacgaaTTACCTGAGCTGTGGTGCCACCGGCCGTGCTGTGTTCGTGTTCCATGCGGTCACAGAACAGCGCGGTCTGATCGCTGTCGTTTCTCCACAGACCAACACTGCCCTTGTTGTCTTTATCCAGCCAGCGGAAGCCACAAAACCCGTGATCAACTGGGGCATCATTTGCGAGGAGAGCGCCAAGCGGCTGCACACGACCACGCCCGAGCCGATTCAAGTCACTtccgaggtggcggtggaccagcgggcggcgtggcggcaggTCTACCAGCACCTgagcgctgcgctggagaGTACAAAGGCACCTCTTCTAGCAGTGCTGCAGAGTTGTCTGCCCACGTCGACCCTCCTACAGCAGCGCTCGTTGCCTGTGGGACTGCCATACCTGCGCATCCTAGGCGCTGCAGAGGATGAGCGACTGCTGAGCGACCCGTTCCGCTGGACGCGTctgctggcgcggcggctgtTCGAGCGCTTCTTCGCGTCGTTATTGTGGGTAGAGGAGCGGCTGGCGCTGAGCCGTATCTCCGGCATCCCGCTCTGCAACATTGCTCAAGACAGCTGTGTGCATGTACTGGATGTGCTATACATTCGTGCCCTGCACCGGCGCAGTCatgtgctgtggtgcagcagcgaccctCTCATCACCTTCGACACCGTTGAGGAGCGTCCGCGCGAGGTGTGCATGGCCGGCGGCTACGCTTCATGGTGCGTAGAATTCGGCCTCTCTCGCCTGGACGTCgttgcgcttcttttctcACAAACGATTGAGGAGGGAGATGACCAGAACGCGCGGGTCTTGTCTGACCGTGGTGTATCCACGCACTTCAATATCCTGCGTGATCTGGTAGCCGACGTGCTAGGGCAGGCTGTGGACAACATCCTCGCCGACACACTCCTGAACAACGTGGCGCGGTGGCTGCGCAACCCGCTGTCCTCCTGCTACGAGCCGCGCTTGGTGGAGCTTCTCAGTAGCCTTGCACACCGTGCCCTCACGGGCAtcctgctccgcctcgccaAACTCGGCGGCCGTACCGTAAAGGTGGACGGCAGCTCTGTCACCGTTCTCACCTCAAAGTACTCACTACAGGAGGCAGTGAGCTTCGCAAGCTTTTTGACGGCATCGCTGCAGGACCAGCCGAtgctactgctgctctccctgCAGCCCCTTCGATACTGGTGTCCATACATTGTGCTCGATCCTCGTGACTACGCCGGCCTGTTCATTTTCGCCGAGGACGCGATCAAGTTCATGAAGGGCGAGGAGCCGACGCGAGCCGATCTGCACGTAGCGCATCAGCTCACGATGGCTAGCCGACTGCCCAACCGCGTCCGAAACACCTTGGTGGCGCGGGTTGTCGGCACTCTCTACCAGCTGAACGAGACAGTACACCGTGTCTACTGCCACACTGTGGCTGATCACACTGTTACGCTGGCTACGCGACATAACCAACTGACGCGGCGCGTGCTGGAGGACTCGCAGAGACTTTTTGAGGATGTCATGCAGGCGGATATCATggatgaggtgcagcgcaTGACGGACGCACGTGACCTGTacaccgaggaggagcacacgGCTCACGAGCGTGGCGAGCTGACGCTCTGgtccagcggcgccgtcggACTCGAGTACGCgaagtgtgtgtgccgtgtgCTGGAGCTCATCCCATGCAACGGCGCTGTCGGCAAGGTGCGCAACAACGCCATGCGCCTCTGCGGCATCAGCCCCTTCTCTGCCCAGTCACAGTTCCAAGCCGACCCGCTTCTGGCGCATCGCCTTCAGCCCGTCACGTGCAGCTTCTGCAACTCGCACATCTCCATCGATTTGCTCGTGAGACGGAAGTCAGCGGCATCGCCTTTTACGTGCCCGGCGTGTGCGGCCCCGATTGCCGCCGTTGCTATGGAGGGAACACTAGTTCGTCGTGTTAGCCAGCTGCTACGAGTCTACACTCAGCAGGATTTTGTGTGCACAAAGTGTCGCGAGATGATCACAACGTACGTGGGTGaaaggtgctgcggtgcgctAGTCGGCAAGGCCGCGCCGGTAGAGGGCGAACTCCGGGCACTGCAGTACCTTGCGAAGATCCAAAGTTTTCCATGGCTTGCCGAGAGCGTAGAGACGGCGCTTTTATGCACTTGA
- a CDS encoding hypothetical protein (TriTrypDB/GeneDB-style sysID: LpmP.34.4240): protein MLRLTLLLRLRPRHIMFTPPPLAKRTGKFRCKVCQHCWFSDEVWVTKTTQRVYQGESCEACGTTNKPYYVGRPEETIFNSSHTPHPVKRGVSSSRSERKLRHSRFDWRVQKGRH, encoded by the coding sequence ATGTTGCGCCTTACCCTTCTTCTCCGACTACGACCCCGGCACATTATGTTTACTCCCCCGCCTCTTGCAAAGCGCACAGGCAAGTTCAGGTGTAAAGTGTGCCAGCACTGTTGGTTCTCCGATGAGGTGTGGGTGACCAAAACGACCCAGCGGGTGTACCAGGGCGAGTCCTGCGAAGCGTGCGGGACAACGAATAAGCCCTACTACGTCGGCAGACCAGAGGAAACCATCTTTAACAGCTCTCACACTCCCCATCCCGTAAAGCgcggcgtctcctcctctcgcagcGAGCGCAAGCTGCGACACTCACGGTTTGACTGGCGAGTCCAGAAAGGTCGGCACTGA
- a CDS encoding hypothetical protein (TriTrypDB/GeneDB-style sysID: LpmP.34.4250), giving the protein MSLRLPKNELEAHIYLYLKDCKYTNAAQALEEVNPKAVTYSRKISVSALTIASQAPAAAMDSDSDSDDDEPVRKPVAKKPSPKMAPKKPPVADSDSDDDEAVRKPVAKKPSPKMAPKKAPIADSDSDDDEAVRKPVAKKPSPKMAPKKAPIADSDSDDDIPVHKPIPAKRPVTNSSSDDDDEPVRKPVAKKPSPKMAPKKAPIADSDSDDDEPVRKPVAETTANDSDYDEVQVQKRPKAQEDDEEDEPIRQINRTEGQSNHGNYGSRGGRGGFRGGDRGGFRGGDRGGFRGGDRGGFRGGDRGGFRGGDRGGFRGGDRGGFRGGDRGGFRGGDRGGFRGGDRGGFRGGDRGGFRGGDRGGFRGGDRGGFRGGDRGGFRGRGGAPQIGLSTPALNSMNQSVKLGSDSD; this is encoded by the coding sequence ATgtctctccgtctccccaAAAATGAGCTTGAGGCGCACATCTATCTCTACCTGAAGGATTGCAAGTACACCAACGCCGCTCAGGCGTTGGAGGAAGTTAACCCGAAGGCTGTGACGTACTCTCGCAAGATTAGCGTCTCTGCCCTCACTATCGCCTCCCAAGCGCCAGCGGCTGCCATGGACTccgacagcgacagcgacgacgacgagccCGTGAGGAAGCCGGTGGCCAAGAAGCCTTCGCCGAAGATGGCCCCCAAGAAGCCTCCGGTCGctgacagcgacagcgacgacgacgaggccgtgAGGAAGCCGGTGGCCAAGAAGCCTTCGCCGAAGATGGCCCCCAAGAAGGCTCCGATCGctgacagcgacagcgacgacgacgaggccgtgAGGAAGCCGGTGGCCAAGAAGCCTTCGCCGAAGATGGCCCCCAAGAAGGCTCCGATCGctgacagcgacagcgacgacgacattCCCGTGCACAAGCCAATACCGGCCAAAAGGCCGGTTACAAATTCGAGCtctgacgacgacgacgagccCGTGAGGAAGCCGGTGGCCAAGAAGCCTTCGCCGAAGATGGCCCCCAAGAAGGCTCCGATCGctgacagcgacagcgacgacgacgagccCGTGAGGAAGCCGGTGGCCGAAACAACCGCTAATGACTCTGACTACGACGAAGTGCAAGTGCAGAAGCGACCCAAGGCACAGGAGGAtgatgaggaagacgagcCCATTCGTCAAATCAACCGCACCGAGGGACAGTCAAACCATGGAAACTATGGCAGCCGTGGTGGTCGCGGTGGCTTCCGCGGAGGCGACCGTGGCGGCTTCCGTGGTGGTGACCGTGGCGGTTTCCGTGGTGGTGACCGTGGCGGTTTCCGTGGTGGTGACCGTGGCGGTTTCCGCGGAGGCGACCGTGGCGGCTTCCGTGGAGGCGATCGTGGCGGCTTCCGTGGTGGTGACCGTGGCGGCTTCCGTGGTGGTGACCGTGGCGGCTTCCGTGGTGGTGACCGTGGCGGCTTCCGTGGTGGTGACCGTGGCGGTTTCCGTGGTGGTGACCGTGGCGGCTTCCGCGGAGGCGACCGTGGCGGCTTCCGCGGAGGCGACCGTGGCGGCTTCcgtggtcgtggtggcgcCCCGCAGATTGGCCTCAGCACGCCTGCGCTCAATTCCATGAACCAAAGCGTCAAACTTGGCAGTGACAGCGACTAG